In one Candidatus Fusobacterium pullicola genomic region, the following are encoded:
- a CDS encoding LysR family transcriptional regulator: MLDFRVDTFIELCRTKNYTKTAEALHMTQPAVSQHIKYLEEFYGCKLFNYNKKILTLTPQGEALYKYLLTMRSDANKIQSEIKEMDPNRKNLHFGATFTIGEYIIPKIISEISNRYPDINISFIIRDTSELLEELRKGNIDFAFIEGFFEKTEYEYYLFSKERFVGICAANNPIATEITKFDDIVKERIILREKGSGTRDIFEKILYDNNLSLNNFTRKYEIENINMIKELVKENKGISFIYERAVEKEILMRKLAPINLENFYEEREFNFVFLKDSIHREEYQEWYNFMKDIYNL; this comes from the coding sequence ATGTTAGATTTTAGAGTAGATACATTTATAGAGTTATGTAGAACTAAAAATTATACTAAAACAGCAGAAGCACTTCATATGACCCAACCAGCAGTAAGTCAACACATTAAATATTTAGAGGAATTTTATGGCTGTAAATTATTCAATTATAACAAGAAAATACTAACCTTGACACCACAGGGAGAGGCTCTTTATAAATATCTATTGACAATGAGGTCAGATGCTAATAAAATTCAATCAGAGATAAAAGAGATGGATCCAAATAGAAAAAATTTACATTTTGGAGCCACATTTACAATAGGAGAGTATATTATTCCAAAAATTATCTCAGAAATATCAAATAGATATCCAGATATAAATATCTCTTTTATAATCAGAGATACAAGTGAACTATTGGAGGAGTTAAGAAAAGGGAATATAGATTTTGCCTTCATAGAGGGATTTTTTGAAAAAACTGAGTATGAATACTATCTTTTTTCTAAGGAGAGATTTGTGGGAATATGTGCAGCTAATAATCCTATAGCAACAGAGATCACAAAATTTGATGATATAGTAAAGGAGAGAATAATTCTAAGAGAAAAGGGATCAGGAACAAGAGATATCTTTGAAAAGATACTCTATGATAATAACCTATCTTTAAATAATTTTACTAGAAAATATGAGATAGAGAATATAAATATGATAAAAGAGCTTGTAAAAGAAAATAAGGGAATCTCTTTCATATATGAGAGAGCTGTGGAAAAAGAGATTCTTATGAGAAAATTAGCCCCAATAAATTTAGAAAATTTTTATGAAGAGAGAGAGTTCAACTTTGTATTTTTAAAAGATAGCATACATCGAGAAGAGTATCAAGAGTGGTATAATTTTATGAAAGATATATATAATTTATAA
- a CDS encoding acyl-CoA dehydrogenase family protein: MNFKFSNEQEVFLSKVRELTKQYVAPIAAEIDREASFPISSIKALGENGIMGIPFEKKYGGLEMDNLTYAAAVEELSKACASTGVIMSAHTSLCCWPIATYGTEEQKIKYLTPLASGEKLGAFGWTEAEAGTKTTAVKEGDKYIINGKKVLITNSHEADIFIIFAKTNPETGSLSAFIVEKGTKGFAIGEAEDKMGVRGSSTAELFFDNCIIPEENLLGNLSGGFKIAMATLNGGRIGVAAQSVGIAQGALDAAINYVKNRMQLGKPISHHQNTQFVIADLQTKIDAARLMTYRAANMKDLGEDYGYMASMAKLFASEIAMEVTTKAVQLFGGNGYSKKFPVERMMRDAKVTEIYEGTSEIQKVIIASHMGIK; this comes from the coding sequence ATGAATTTTAAATTTTCAAATGAACAAGAGGTATTTTTATCAAAGGTTAGAGAATTAACTAAGCAATATGTAGCACCTATTGCTGCTGAGATAGATAGAGAGGCTTCATTCCCAATCAGTAGTATCAAAGCACTTGGAGAAAATGGTATAATGGGAATCCCTTTTGAAAAAAAATATGGTGGGCTTGAAATGGACAATCTAACTTATGCAGCTGCTGTTGAAGAGCTTTCAAAAGCTTGTGCTTCTACTGGAGTAATTATGTCAGCACATACATCTCTTTGCTGTTGGCCAATAGCTACATATGGTACTGAAGAGCAAAAAATTAAATATCTAACTCCTCTAGCTAGTGGAGAAAAATTAGGGGCTTTTGGTTGGACTGAAGCTGAAGCTGGAACTAAAACAACTGCTGTAAAAGAGGGAGATAAGTATATTATTAATGGTAAAAAAGTCTTAATCACAAATTCACATGAAGCTGATATCTTTATCATATTTGCTAAAACAAACCCTGAAACTGGCTCTCTTTCTGCCTTTATAGTAGAGAAAGGAACTAAAGGATTTGCTATTGGAGAGGCTGAAGATAAGATGGGGGTAAGAGGTTCTTCAACTGCTGAACTTTTCTTTGATAACTGTATTATTCCAGAGGAAAATCTGCTAGGAAATTTAAGTGGAGGATTTAAAATTGCTATGGCTACTCTTAATGGTGGAAGAATTGGTGTGGCTGCTCAATCTGTTGGAATAGCTCAAGGAGCTTTAGATGCAGCTATAAACTATGTAAAAAATAGGATGCAACTTGGTAAGCCTATATCACACCATCAAAATACACAATTTGTCATAGCTGACCTTCAAACTAAGATAGATGCTGCAAGACTTATGACTTATAGAGCTGCTAATATGAAAGATTTAGGAGAAGATTATGGATATATGGCATCTATGGCAAAGCTTTTTGCTTCTGAAATAGCCATGGAGGTTACTACTAAAGCTGTTCAGTTATTTGGTGGAAATGGATATTCTAAAAAATTTCCAGTTGAAAGAATGATGAGAGATGCTAAAGTTACTGAGATATATGAGGGAACTTCTGAAATTCAAAAGGTAATTATTGCTTCTCATATGGGTATAAAATAA